In Carya illinoinensis cultivar Pawnee chromosome 7, C.illinoinensisPawnee_v1, whole genome shotgun sequence, the following are encoded in one genomic region:
- the LOC122314901 gene encoding NEP1-interacting protein 2: MDFIAHPSVLASSSSSLLLNFFERVRDTFHFAVSAVLGSILSAIFTFFFALVGTLLGAMTGALIGQETESGFVRGAAVGAISGAVFSIEVFESSLVLWQSDESGFGCLLYLIDVIASLLSGRLVRERIGPAMLSAVQSQMGAVEASFDEISNIFDIGGAKGLPGDSVEKIPKIIISKNNNVDASGEEVSCSVCLQEFQLGETVRCLPHCHHMFHLPCIDKWLLRHGSCPLCRRDL; this comes from the exons ATGGATTTTATTGCACACCCATCTGTTCTTGCTTCCTCTTCATCGTCTCTCCTTTTGAATTTCTTTGAAAGGGTTAGAGATACTTTCCATTTCGCGGTGTCTGCGGTTCTTGGGAGCATCTTATCTGCGATCTTCACCTTCTTCTTTGCATTAG TGGGCACCTTGTTAGGAGCTATGACTGGAGCTTTGATAGGCCAAGAGACCGAAAGCGGTTTTGTTAGAGGGGCTGCCGTTGGAGCAATATCTGGAGCTGTTTTCTCCATTGAAGTCTTTGAATCTTCTCTTGTTCTTTGGCAATCAGATGAATCCGGTTTTGGATGTCTCCTCTACTTG ATTGATGTTATTGCAAGCCTTCTGAGTGGCAGACTAGTTCGCGAGCGGATTGGTCCGGCCATGTTAAGTGCTGTGCAGAGTCAG ATGGGTGCTGTGGAAGCAAGCTTTGATGAGATCTCAAACATCTTCGACATCGGTGGAGCCAAGGGTTTGCCGGGAGATTCAGTTGAAAAAATCCCAAAGATCATAATCTCAAAGAACAACAATGTAGATGCTTCTGGAGAGGAAGTCTCTTGTTCAGTGTGCCTTCAG GAATTTCAGCTTGGAGAGACAGTTAGATGCTTGCCTCATTGCCATCATATGTTTCACCTACCTTGCATAGATAAGTGGCTCCTCAGGCATGGTTCTTGCCCATTATGCAGGAGGGATCTGTGA